A genomic stretch from Tenrec ecaudatus isolate mTenEca1 chromosome 17, mTenEca1.hap1, whole genome shotgun sequence includes:
- the TMEM17 gene encoding transmembrane protein 17 has product MELPDPVRQRLGNFSRTMFRDSNRTGPEYHEGPDDEMVSSLVLQMSLYFNTYFFPFWWVSSILMLYMKYSFLPDYYKFIVVTIIILVTLIEVIRLYLGYMGNLQEKVPELAGFWLLSLLLQLPLILFLLFNGGLKSLPMEKAIHMIYTLFLTFQVIAAFLALKRMVNQLATRFHLQDFDHLSSNRGDMRMRSCIEEI; this is encoded by the exons ATGGAGCTGCCGGACCCGGTCCGCCAGCGGCTGGGCAACTTCAGTCGGACCATGTTTAGGGACTCGAACCGGACCGGGCCGGAGTACCACGAAGGTCCGG aTGACGAGATGGTCTCCAGTCTGGTACTGCAGATGTCCCTTTATTTTAACACGTACTTTTTCCCCTTTtggtgggtgagcagcatcttgaTGCTTTACATGAAG TATTCCTTCTTGCCCGATTACTACAAGTTTATTGTGGTCACTATTATCATCCTAGTCACCTTGATTGAGGTCATCCGGCTGTATCTGGGCTACATGGGTAACCTACAGGAGAAG GTTCCTGAGTTGGCTGGCTTTTGGCTTTTGAGCCTTCTGTTACAGTTGCCTTTAATTCTTTTCTTGCTCTTTAATGGCGGCTTGAAGAGTTTGCCGATGGAAAAGGCAATCCATATGATCTATACCCTCTTCCTGACTTTCCAAGTCATTGCAGCCTTTCTTGCCTTGAAGAGAATGGTAAATCAACTGGCAACCCGTTTCCACCTCCAAGACTTTGACCACCTCTCTTCAAACAGAGGGGACATGAGGATGAGGTCCTGTATAGAAGAGATTTGA